The DNA region GCGGTCAGGATCTCGTAGCCGATGGTGCCCGCCTCGGCCGCAACGTCGTCGACGCCGCGGTGGGGGCCGATCAGGTCGACCAGATCGCCCGGTCGGGGCGCCGTCTCCGGCCAGTCAGTCACGTCCACTGTCAGAAGGTCCATCGAGATCCGGCCGATCACGGGTGCCAGGAGCGGACCCGCAGCGACATGGCCGCGGGCGCTGAGGCTCCGCATATAGCCGTCGGCGTAACCCACGGAAACCGTTGCGATCCGGCCGCGGCGCCGAATTTGATGCGTCGCACCGTATCCAACGGTCATGGGGGTGTCAACGGACCGGACCTGGAGCACCCGGGCCTGCAGGCGCACCACCGGGCGCATCGGGTTCGGCGCGTCCGGCGTCGGGTTCACCCCGTAGAGCGCCGCCCCGGACCGTGCCAGGGCCTCCGGCCGGTGCGCCGGCGGCTGGAACAGGGCGGACGAGCTGCTGATGCTCGCCGGTGCCGCGGGAAGGCGGGCAAGCGCACGGGCGAAGGCGGCGGCCTGCGCCGCGGTCAGGGGGTGGCCGATGATGTCGGGGCAGGCCAGGTGGGTCAGCCAAAGTCGGAGATCAAGCCCGTCCAACCACGCCGCGGGGTCCGCGGCCAAGCGGTCGACCTCGGCCGGTTCCAGGCCCAGACGGTTCAATCCGGTGTCGATGTGGATCAGGGCCGGCAGCCGGCACCCCGTCCGACGGGCGAGATCGCGCCAGCGCCCGATCTCGTCCAACCGGTTCAGGACCGGGGCGACGCCGTGGGCCAGGAAATCGCCCTCGGTTCCCGCCGGCAGACCGTACAGAACGGCGATGTCGGCCCCCGGCAGGGCGGCGCGCAGGCGGACGGCCTCGGCCAGGTGGGCGACGAAGAAGCGGCGGCAGCCTTCCGCCCAAAGCGCCGGGCCGACCCGGCCGGCGCCCAGGCCGTAGGCGTCGGCCTTGAGCACGCCGGCCACGTCGCGGGTCGGGTCGAGGTCGCGCAGTCGGCGCCAGTTGGCCCGGACCGCGTCCAGGTCGATGGTCAGGACCGTTCCGGCATCCGGTGGGATTGCCGCCGGCCCGTCCGTGGGCGGTGCGGTCCCGCCGGGCGGTTCACTCGCTGCTGTAGTCGCCGCCCGGATGGTGGGGGTCGAGGTCGGAGAAGCGGGTGAACTGGCCTTCGAAGTGGAGCCGGACGGTGCCGATCGGGCCATGGCGCTGCTTGGCGAGGATGACTTCGGCAGTGTTATGCACCTCGCCCAGGCGCTGCTGCCAGCGCTGATAGCGGTCGTTGAACTTGTCGTCGGTCTCGTCCGGGCGTCGGCTCGGCTCCGCGCGCTCCAGATAGTACTGCTCGCGGAACACGAACATGACCACGTCGGCGTCCTGCTCGATGGAGCCGGACTCGCGCAGGTCCGACAGCTGGGGACGCTTGTCCTCGCGCTGCTCGACGGCGCGGCTCAGCTGCGACAGCGCGATAACGGGGACGTCCAATTCCTTCGCCACCGCCTTCAGGCCGCGGGTGATCTCCGAGATCTCCTGCACGCGGTTCTCGCCGCCCCGCGAACTGCCGGACAGCAGCTGCAGGTAGTCGACCACGATCAGGCCCAGCTTGTGGGTCCGGTGCAGGCGGCGGGCACGGGTGCGCAGGCCCGTCACGCTGATGCCCGGCGTGTCGTCGATGAAGAAGGGCAGCCGGTTCAGCAGCGCCGCGGCCTCGACGAACCGTTGGAAGTCCGTGTCCTTGATGTCGCCACGGCGGATCTTGTCGCTGGGCACCTCGGACACGTCCGCCAGCAGACGGTTGGCCAGCTGCTCGGACGACATTTCCAGCGAGAAGAAGCCGACGACCGCCCCTTCCTCGCCATTGGACTCCAGGTACGCCTTGGCGGCGTTGAAGGCCATGTTGGTGGCCAGCGAGGTTTTGCCCATGGAGGGGCGGCCGGCCAGGATGATCAGGTCCGACGGGTGCAGGCCGCCCATCTTGCGGTCGATGTCGGTCAGTCCGCAGGTCACGCCGGTGACGTGGCTCGACCGCTTGAACGCCTCCTGGGCCGTCTGGATGGCCGCCTGCACCGAAATCGACAGCGCCGTGAAGCCGTTGTTGGCCGAGCCGGTCGTGGCCAGGTCGAACAGGCGCTTTTCCGCGGTTTCCAACTGCTCCTGCGGCGGCGCGTCCAGGTCGTGCCGGTACGCGTCGTTCACCATGTCCTCGCCGATTTCGATCAGCTGCCGGCGAAGGTAGGCGTCGTAGACGACGCGGCCGTAGTCCTCGACGTTGACGACGCTGACCACATGCTCGGCCAGCTCCGCCAGGTACTGCGCCCCGTTCGTCCCGGCCAGATCGGGATCGTCCTGGAAATAGGCCTTCAGCGTGATCGGGCTGGCTTCCTGGTTGCGGTCCAGGACCAGCTTGCGGATGGCGGCGTAGATGCGGGCGTGGACGGGCGAGCAGAAATGCTCGGGTTCCAGGAACTCCACGACCCTGTTGAGGGCCGCGTTGTTCACCAGGATCGCGCCCAGGACCGACCGCTCGGCCTCCTCGTTCCGCGGCGCGCTGCGATAGCCCGGGGTACCGGGCGCAGCGCCGGCGGTTGCACCAGCGGGGGGGACTGTGCGCAGAAGGGTCGCGGTGTTCGTCATGGTGTGAAGGTAACAGACGGGCGCATCACACGGGTAGGCCGGCCCCCTGTGGATAACGTCGACCGAAGTTGTCCACAACCTGTGAACAACGGGGATGAGCCCTCCCGCCCCCTTGTCCGGCGGGGCACTGTTGCGGAAATGCTGCTGTGGGCGACCGTCGACGAGCGGGGTTGGTAGCCCAAAGCGGCGATCAGGTCCGGGGGACTCCCTCCACCGGGGGGGACTCGGCGGGTACCGGTTCCGGTCTCCGGCGGGCCGGCAGGCGCAGCACGACCAGCCCGATGCCGGCGACCACCAGCGCCATCCCGGCCAACCGTGTCGGACCGAAGGACTCGCCCATCACCAGGGCGGCGCTGCTCAGCCCGAACAGCGGGACCAGCATCGAAAAGGGGGCCACCGTGCCGGCGGGGTGGTGGCGCATCAGGTGGCCCCAGATGCCGAATCCGGCGACGGTGGAGATCGCCGCGATGTAGAGCAGCGACAGCACCGCCCCCCAGCTCGGGTGGGTGAGGGCTTGGGCGATGGCGTCAGGCCCCTCGAACACCAGCGATGCCGCCAGCAGCGGCACCGGAGGGATCAGGCTGAGCCAGATCGTCAGGGCGAACACGTCGCCCTTGCCGTGGGTGCGCATCTGCACATTGCCGATTCCCCAACTGGCCGCCGCTGCAATGGTCAGCCCGAAGCCGATCCAACTCACATCGGTGCCAACCGTGCTGCCCGCCAGCAGCAGGCCCGCGAACGCCACCGCGGCGCCCAGCAACGGGCGCGGTCCCGGCCGCTCGCCGCTCCAAAGCGCCCCGAACGCCATCGTGAAGAAGGCTTGGGACTGGATCATCACCGAGGCGAAGCCGGGCGGCATTCCGTTCGCCATGCCCAGGAACAGGAGCGCGTAGGGGGCTGCGAACAACGGCAGCGAGATCATTGTCAGGTTCCGCCAGGAAACCGGCGGCCTGGGCAGGAACAGCACCGGCAGGGCCGCCAGCGCGAACCGCAGCGCGGTCAACAGCACCGGTGGGAACACGTCCAGCGCTGTGCTGATCATGATGAAGTTCATGCCCCAGATGGCGGCGACCAGCAGGGCGAGGGCGATGTGGGACGGGGGCATGTCGGCTCCACCTGAGGGGGCTGGGAACTGGACCGCGAGTCGCCCGGCC from Azospirillaceae bacterium includes:
- the alr gene encoding alanine racemase gives rise to the protein MARSAPSGSTSKASSPASPTSTPTIRAATTAASEPPGGTAPPTDGPAAIPPDAGTVLTIDLDAVRANWRRLRDLDPTRDVAGVLKADAYGLGAGRVGPALWAEGCRRFFVAHLAEAVRLRAALPGADIAVLYGLPAGTEGDFLAHGVAPVLNRLDEIGRWRDLARRTGCRLPALIHIDTGLNRLGLEPAEVDRLAADPAAWLDGLDLRLWLTHLACPDIIGHPLTAAQAAAFARALARLPAAPASISSSSALFQPPAHRPEALARSGAALYGVNPTPDAPNPMRPVVRLQARVLQVRSVDTPMTVGYGATHQIRRRGRIATVSVGYADGYMRSLSARGHVAAGPLLAPVIGRISMDLLTVDVTDWPETAPRPGDLVDLIGPHRGVDDVAAEAGTIGYEILTALGPRHHRVYLGVGAPAPATAPPRPLEASWAF
- a CDS encoding replicative DNA helicase; its protein translation is MTNTATLLRTVPPAGATAGAAPGTPGYRSAPRNEEAERSVLGAILVNNAALNRVVEFLEPEHFCSPVHARIYAAIRKLVLDRNQEASPITLKAYFQDDPDLAGTNGAQYLAELAEHVVSVVNVEDYGRVVYDAYLRRQLIEIGEDMVNDAYRHDLDAPPQEQLETAEKRLFDLATTGSANNGFTALSISVQAAIQTAQEAFKRSSHVTGVTCGLTDIDRKMGGLHPSDLIILAGRPSMGKTSLATNMAFNAAKAYLESNGEEGAVVGFFSLEMSSEQLANRLLADVSEVPSDKIRRGDIKDTDFQRFVEAAALLNRLPFFIDDTPGISVTGLRTRARRLHRTHKLGLIVVDYLQLLSGSSRGGENRVQEISEITRGLKAVAKELDVPVIALSQLSRAVEQREDKRPQLSDLRESGSIEQDADVVMFVFREQYYLERAEPSRRPDETDDKFNDRYQRWQQRLGEVHNTAEVILAKQRHGPIGTVRLHFEGQFTRFSDLDPHHPGGDYSSE
- a CDS encoding EamA family transporter, with protein sequence MPPSHIALALLVAAIWGMNFIMISTALDVFPPVLLTALRFALAALPVLFLPRPPVSWRNLTMISLPLFAAPYALLFLGMANGMPPGFASVMIQSQAFFTMAFGALWSGERPGPRPLLGAAVAFAGLLLAGSTVGTDVSWIGFGLTIAAAASWGIGNVQMRTHGKGDVFALTIWLSLIPPVPLLAASLVFEGPDAIAQALTHPSWGAVLSLLYIAAISTVAGFGIWGHLMRHHPAGTVAPFSMLVPLFGLSSAALVMGESFGPTRLAGMALVVAGIGLVVLRLPARRRPEPVPAESPPVEGVPRT